Sequence from the Catenuloplanes indicus genome:
GTTATCAGCCGGTCACCGGTGGGCTGCACCGGAAGAACGTGGGTGGGCTGCGGGACGGCTGGCGGGTCACCGGGGCGCCGCACGGCACGCTGGTAGCGGCCCGGGGTGCGCTCTACCTGCCGGTGTCCGAGGGCGGCAGCGTACGGATCCGCAAGCTCGACGCCCGTACCGGCCGGGAAATGCCCTTCGGGGTGCGGGCGCGGCAGTGGCTCGGCCGGCCCGCGGCGGTGGACAACACGATCGTGACGGTCGCGTCCGACGCGCCGGACCGGGACGAGGTGCGTGCCTACTCGGCGGACGGCGTGGAGCGGTGGCGGGCACCGGTGCCGGGCGACGAACCCGCGGACGACCTCGCGGTCCACGGTGGACTCGTCTACGTCGGCGGTGGGCACACCTGCCGCTACACCTGTGCGTACACCCGGCTGCGCGCGTACCGGCTGAGCGACGGCGGGCTCGCCTGGGAGCGGGACGTGGTCGGTGACGGGCAGTTCGAGGAGCCGGCCGTGGCGGGCGGCACGCTGGTCTGGCCGATGCGCGACGGGACCGGTGCGCGCACGGTGGCGTTCGACGCGGCGACCGGCTCGCCGCGGTGGGGCGCACCGGCCGGCAGCGTCCAGGACGTGGTGGTCACCGACGACACGGTCTACGCGATCGAGGGCGGCGCGCTGTGCGCCCGGACCGCGGACGGCGGCGGTACGCGCTGGTGCCGGGACGACCTC
This genomic interval carries:
- a CDS encoding outer membrane protein assembly factor BamB family protein; translation: MNRRCLLATLLMIPALIPSPAVAAPETGTRPSGDWTHVHGDAGRTGYQPVTGGLHRKNVGGLRDGWRVTGAPHGTLVAARGALYLPVSEGGSVRIRKLDARTGREMPFGVRARQWLGRPAAVDNTIVTVASDAPDRDEVRAYSADGVERWRAPVPGDEPADDLAVHGGLVYVGGGHTCRYTCAYTRLRAYRLSDGGLAWERDVVGDGQFEEPAVAGGTLVWPMRDGTGARTVAFDAATGSPRWGAPAGSVQDVVVTDDTVYAIEGGALCARTADGGGTRWCRDDLDHVSLALAPQRAAARDTPAVLYAGGGDTIRALDPADGSVLWSAPAGGDPRPLAAGGGLVFAQVWSPLETRIVALDAADGRVRYDRVLAREGIFGTVVPAYGRLFAVDPYEAVLALEP